One part of the Stigmatopora argus isolate UIUO_Sarg chromosome 8, RoL_Sarg_1.0, whole genome shotgun sequence genome encodes these proteins:
- the slc1a6 gene encoding excitatory amino acid transporter 4: protein MSEKPPSNSTNLFLNEDAEKVPLPERVDLKRRVCAAMERRASIMKEKISSINKESVKGVLKRNLFVLFTIAAVALGIILGFALRSHNLSLREIKYFSFPGELLMRMLKMLVLPLIVSSLVTGMASLDSKASGKMGARAVVYYMVTTLIAVFIGIVIVVIIKPGKGSRDRPMAKSGNVELVQATDAFLDLIRNMFPPNLVEACFKQYKTTYKRIMRTRNVTVSLNITDSAMNATDTNFNHSEALHTIQETLEETVPLSGSSDGVNALGLVFFSMCFGLVIGNMKQKGQALRDFFDGLNEAIMRLVAIIIWYAPVGILFLIAGKIVEMKDLGEMGGQLAMYTVSVIVGLLIHGLFVLPLLYFAVTRKNPYSFIAGLLQALMTALGTSSSSATLPITFRCLEENNQVDKRVTRFVLPVGATINMDGTALYEAVAAIFIAQVNDMDLNFGQILTISITATAASIGAAGIPQAGLVTMVIVLTSVGLPTEDITLIIAVDWFLDRLRTTTNVLGDSLGAGILEHLSRSELQSKDEEARNSVIEENEKSYQLICQANDTVHNHNSETTM from the exons ATGAGTGAGAAGCCCCCGTCCAACAGCACCAATCTTTTCCTAAACGAGGACGCGGAAAAAGTTCCTTTGCCCGAACGAGTGGACTTGAAGAGGCGAGTTTGTGCGGCCATGGAGAGAAGGGCGAGCATCATGAAAGAGAAAATAAGCTCCATCAACAAGGAGAGCGTCAAAGGTGTCCTCAAGAGGAACCTCTTTGTTCTATTTACCATTGCTGCCGTTGCTTTGG GCATCATTTTGGGATTTGCTCTGCGCTCCCACAACTTGTCCTTGAGGGAAATCAAGTATTTTTCCTTTCCTGGTGAGTTACTCATGAGGATGCTTAAGATGCTAGTGCTGCCTCTGATCGTCTCCAGCCTGGTCACAG GAATGGCCTCCTTGGACAGCAAAGCGTCTGGGAAAATGGGCGCGCGGGCTGTGGTCTACTACATGGTGACCACCCTGATCGCTGTCTTCATCGGGATTGTCATCGTAGTCATTATCAAACCAGGGAAAGGCAGCAGGGATAGACCCATGGCTAAGAGTGGAAATGTAGAACTGGTTCAGGCCACAGATGCTTTCCTGGATCTTATCAG gaaCATGTTCCCACCCAATCTTGTCGAAGCTTGTTTCAAACAG TACAAAACCACGTACAAGCGGATAATGCGCACGAGAAATGTGACCGTCAGCCTCAACATCACCGACAGTGCGATGAATGCGACTGACACCAACTTCAACCACAGTGAGGCGCTTCACACCATCCAG GAGACATTGGAGGAGACGGTCCCCCTTTCAGGCTCCTCGGATGGTGTCAACGCTCTGGGCCTGGTCTTCTTCTCTATGTGCTTCGGTTTGGTCATCGGCAATATGAAGCAAAAGGGTCAGGCTCTCAGGGACTTCTTTGACGGCCTCAACGAAGCCATCATGAGGCTGGTGGCTATCATCATCTG GTATGCGCCGGTGGGCATCCTCTTTCTGATTGCGGGCAAGATCGTGGAGATGAAGGACCTGGGGGAGATGGGTGGCCAGCTGGCCATGTACACCGTGTCGGTCATCGTGGGGCTTCTCATCCACGGGCTCTTTGTATTGCCGCTGCTGTACTTTGCGGTGACCAGAAAGAACCCCTACAGTTTCATTGCAGGCCTGCTGCAAGCGCTCATGACTGCTCTGGGAACCTCCTCCAG CTCTGCTACTCTGCCCATCACCTTCCGATGCTTGGAGGAGAATAACCAGGTGGACAAACGCGTGACCCGTTTCGTCCTACCCGTGGGCGCCACCATCAACATGGATGGTACGGCACTCTACGAAGCTGTGGCGGCCATTTTTATCGCTCAAGTCAATGACATGGATCTCAATTTTGGCCAGATTCTCACCATCAG CATCACGGCAACTGCTGCCAGCATCGGAGCAGCAGGCATTCCTCAGGCCGGCCTGGTTACCATGGTGATCGTATTGACTTCGGTGGGACTGCCCACGGAGGACATAACACTGATCATCGCCGTGGATTGGTTCCT GGACCGATTGCGCACCACCACCAATGTCCTGGGCGACTCCCTGGGGGCAGGCATTTTGGAACACCTCTCTCGCAGCGAGCTGCAGAGCAAAGACGAAGAAGCGCGGAACTCGGTGATCGAAGAGAACGAGAAGTCCTACCAGCTGATCTGCCAGGCCAACGACACCGTGCACAACCACAACAGCGAGACCACAATGTGA
- the tax1bp3 gene encoding tax1-binding protein 3 has protein sequence MSYIPGQPLTAVVQRIEIQKLRQGDNLILGFSIGGGIDQDPGQNPFSEDKSDKGIYVTRITPNGPADTAGLMMGDKIMQVNGWDMTMVTHDQARKRLTKKKEDVVRLLVTRRSLEDAVKNSMGGHQPRNL, from the exons ATGTCTTATATCCCTGGACAACCACTGACTGCGGTCGTG CAAAGGATCGAGATTCAGAAGTTGCGACAGGGCGACAATCTCATCCTTGGTTTCAGTATCGGAGGAGGGATCGACCAGGATCCGGGCCAGAATCCTTTTTCAGAGGACAAGAGTGACAAA gGCATTTATGTCACCAGAATAACGCCAAACGGACCAGCAGACACAGCAGGTTTGATGATGGGTGATAAAATTATGCAG GTAAACGGCTGGGACATGACCATGGTCACTCATGACCAGGCCCGCAAAAGGCTGACAAAGAAGAAAGAGGATGTGGTGCGCCTATTGGTCACCAGAAGGTCACTGGAGGATGCTGTGAAAAATTCAATGGGAGGGCACCAACCCCGGAACCTCTGA